The following proteins are co-located in the Neisseria sp. Marseille-Q6792 genome:
- the thiD gene encoding bifunctional hydroxymethylpyrimidine kinase/phosphomethylpyrimidine kinase produces MKSSFVQTLTIAGSDSGGGAGIQADLKTFQMRGVFGTCVITAVTAQNTLGVSAVHLVPTETITAQIQAIREDFDIRAYKIGMLGTAEIIECVADKLKHCSFGRRVLDPVMIAKGGAPLLQDSAVTALTRLLLPDTDVLTPNLPEAEALTGVHIESRKDAERAAKILLDYGVKNVVIKGGHLNGSASGRCTDWLFTQNETLELDSPRFPTAHTHGTGCTFSACITAELAKGSDVCEAVQTAKSYITAAISNPLEIGAGHGPVNHWAYRD; encoded by the coding sequence ATGAAAAGCTCTTTTGTGCAAACGCTTACCATCGCCGGTTCGGATTCGGGCGGCGGTGCGGGCATTCAGGCGGATTTGAAAACGTTTCAGATGCGCGGCGTGTTCGGAACGTGCGTCATCACCGCCGTTACCGCGCAAAATACCTTGGGCGTGTCGGCGGTTCATCTCGTCCCGACCGAAACCATCACCGCGCAAATCCAAGCAATCAGGGAAGACTTCGACATCCGCGCCTACAAAATCGGTATGCTCGGTACGGCGGAAATCATCGAATGCGTTGCCGACAAGCTGAAACACTGCAGCTTCGGCAGGCGCGTACTCGACCCTGTGATGATTGCCAAAGGCGGTGCGCCGCTGTTGCAGGATTCCGCCGTTACAGCACTGACGCGCCTGCTGCTTCCCGATACGGATGTATTGACCCCCAACCTGCCCGAAGCGGAAGCCCTGACCGGCGTGCATATCGAAAGCCGTAAAGATGCGGAACGTGCGGCAAAAATCCTGCTTGATTACGGTGTCAAAAATGTCGTTATCAAAGGCGGACATTTGAACGGCAGTGCAAGCGGACGCTGCACGGATTGGCTGTTTACGCAAAATGAAACGCTGGAATTGGACAGCCCGCGCTTTCCGACCGCCCACACGCACGGCACAGGCTGCACGTTTTCTGCCTGCATTACCGCCGAGTTGGCAAAAGGCTCGGACGTTTGCGAAGCCGTACAGACTGCCAAGTCCTACATTACGGCGGCAATCTCAAACCCTTTGGAAATCGGTGCGGGACACGGGCCGGTCAATCATTGGGCGTATCGGGACTAA
- the tehB gene encoding SAM-dependent methyltransferase TehB: MKERIVGQSGELFCFGQMPVWKVENLPEVLLSGYSSEEGEWVCLNVLQGDVEVRTQDGAAEVWSAESGDCVFAPQQVFSVKPKTDDAEIRLSMYCAAADYFHKKYGMSATHSAVAAAQDTVPAGRALDMGCGQGRNALFLGLKGFEVTAVDHNPAALANVAELAEAEGLNVRTLEYDLNAAALQGEFDYIVATVVLMFLMPQRVPDVIADMQAHTAAGGYNLIVSAMDTADFPCPMPFPFKFKEGELKDYYRDWELVEYKEELGAMHAKDENGNPIRFKFVTMLAKKPE; this comes from the coding sequence ATGAAGGAGCGGATAGTGGGTCAAAGTGGCGAGTTGTTTTGTTTCGGGCAAATGCCCGTATGGAAAGTGGAAAACCTGCCGGAAGTTTTGTTGTCGGGTTATTCGTCTGAGGAAGGGGAATGGGTCTGCCTGAATGTGTTGCAGGGCGATGTCGAAGTCCGCACGCAGGACGGGGCGGCAGAGGTTTGGTCGGCGGAAAGCGGCGATTGCGTGTTTGCGCCGCAGCAGGTGTTTTCGGTCAAACCGAAAACGGACGATGCCGAAATCCGCTTGTCGATGTATTGCGCGGCGGCAGACTATTTTCACAAAAAATACGGCATGAGTGCCACGCATTCTGCGGTCGCGGCGGCACAGGATACCGTACCGGCGGGCAGGGCGTTGGATATGGGCTGCGGGCAGGGGCGCAACGCGCTGTTCCTCGGCTTGAAGGGATTTGAAGTTACTGCAGTCGATCACAATCCGGCTGCTTTGGCAAACGTGGCGGAGCTGGCAGAGGCAGAGGGTTTGAACGTCCGCACGCTGGAATATGATTTGAACGCCGCCGCTTTACAGGGCGAATTTGATTATATTGTGGCAACAGTGGTGCTGATGTTCTTGATGCCGCAGCGCGTACCCGACGTGATTGCCGATATGCAGGCGCATACGGCGGCTGGCGGGTACAATTTGATTGTATCGGCAATGGATACGGCGGATTTCCCTTGTCCGATGCCGTTCCCCTTCAAATTTAAAGAGGGGGAGCTGAAGGATTATTATCGGGATTGGGAGCTGGTCGAATATAAAGAAGAATTGGGCGCGATGCACGCCAAAGACGAAAACGGCAATCCGATACGGTTTAAATTTGTAACCATGCTGGCGAAAAAGCCTGAATAA
- the rnhA gene encoding ribonuclease HI: protein MDKTVYLYTDGACKGNPGAGGWGVLMRYGSHEKELFGGEAQTTNNRMELTAVIEGLKSLKRRCTVIICTDSQYVKNGMENWIHGWKRNGWKTAAKQPVKNDDLWKELDALVGRHQVSWTWVKGHAGHAENERADDLANRGAAQFSRLPLRQENAV, encoded by the coding sequence ATGGATAAAACCGTTTACCTTTACACCGACGGCGCGTGCAAAGGCAATCCCGGCGCGGGCGGCTGGGGCGTATTAATGCGCTACGGCAGCCACGAAAAAGAACTTTTCGGCGGCGAAGCGCAAACCACCAACAACCGTATGGAGCTGACCGCCGTTATCGAAGGGCTGAAATCGCTCAAACGCCGCTGCACCGTCATCATCTGCACCGACTCGCAATACGTCAAAAACGGTATGGAAAACTGGATACACGGCTGGAAGCGCAACGGCTGGAAAACCGCCGCCAAACAGCCCGTCAAAAACGACGACTTGTGGAAAGAACTCGACGCGCTGGTCGGACGGCACCAAGTCAGCTGGACTTGGGTTAAAGGACACGCGGGACACGCGGAAAACGAACGCGCCGACGATTTAGCAAACCGTGGCGCGGCGCAGTTTTCCCGACTGCCGCTCCGACAAGAAAATGCCGTCTGA
- a CDS encoding HIT domain-containing protein: MTAQPCPICTAQDEDILLQTPKLRVIAVHNDSGSPAFCRVIWRKHIAEMTDLSAAERGELMEMVYKVEAAMRQVFRPAKINLASLGNIVPHLHWHIIARFENDATFPAPIWVNPVRKHGMTLPQDWTEQLKKLL; this comes from the coding sequence ATGACCGCCCAACCCTGCCCCATCTGCACGGCACAAGATGAAGATATTTTGCTGCAAACACCTAAGCTGCGCGTCATCGCCGTCCATAACGATAGTGGTTCGCCTGCATTCTGCCGCGTCATTTGGCGTAAGCATATTGCCGAAATGACCGACCTTTCGGCAGCGGAACGCGGCGAATTGATGGAAATGGTGTACAAAGTCGAAGCCGCTATGCGCCAAGTGTTCCGGCCGGCAAAAATCAACCTCGCCAGCTTGGGCAATATCGTGCCGCACCTGCACTGGCATATTATCGCCCGCTTTGAAAACGATGCGACTTTCCCCGCGCCGATTTGGGTAAACCCCGTCCGGAAACACGGTATGACCCTGCCGCAAGATTGGACGGAACAGCTTAAAAAGCTGCTTTAA
- a CDS encoding LD-carboxypeptidase, which translates to MTEPTSRRRFLKTCTAAAGAGLLQACGTAPASNNAPSAPSHPVAKARTVYPEPPRHSNSADNLLRIVASSGFAEDINRVNTALTRLYNAGFTVTNQQAGSRRFQRFAGTDAQRATDFQDVASGRVAMPKVLMGLRGGYGAARILPHIDFASLGARMRERGTLFFGFSDVCAVQLALLAKGNMMSFAGPMAYSEFGKPSPSVFTMDAFIKGATQNRLTVDVPYIQRANVETEGTLWGGNLSVLASLAGTPYMPDIDGGILFLEDVGEQPYRIERMLNTLYLSGILDKQRAIIFGDFRMGNIRDVYDSSYDFSTVVNHISRTAKIPVLTGFPFGHISDKITFPLGAHARIRMNGNGGYSVAFEGYPTLDASALTLDTLLPPPNLPIFPESGVADISE; encoded by the coding sequence ATGACCGAACCGACCTCCCGCCGCCGTTTTCTGAAAACCTGCACCGCCGCCGCAGGCGCGGGACTGCTCCAGGCTTGCGGTACTGCGCCTGCTTCAAACAATGCCCCATCCGCGCCCTCTCACCCTGTTGCGAAAGCCCGAACCGTGTACCCCGAACCACCACGCCATTCTAATTCTGCCGACAATCTTCTGCGTATTGTCGCCTCCTCAGGCTTTGCCGAAGACATCAACCGCGTCAATACTGCATTGACCCGCCTTTACAATGCCGGTTTTACCGTAACCAACCAACAGGCGGGCAGCCGCCGCTTCCAACGGTTTGCCGGTACGGATGCACAACGTGCCACCGATTTCCAAGATGTCGCTTCCGGTCGCGTTGCTATGCCGAAAGTCCTGATGGGTTTGCGCGGCGGTTATGGTGCGGCACGCATTCTGCCGCATATTGATTTTGCCTCGCTCGGCGCAAGAATGCGCGAACGCGGTACGCTGTTTTTCGGCTTTAGTGATGTTTGCGCCGTCCAGCTGGCACTCTTGGCAAAAGGCAATATGATGAGTTTTGCCGGTCCGATGGCATACAGCGAATTCGGCAAACCCTCCCCCAGCGTGTTTACGATGGATGCCTTTATCAAGGGGGCAACCCAAAACCGCCTAACCGTTGATGTTCCTTATATCCAACGCGCCAATGTCGAAACCGAAGGCACGTTGTGGGGCGGCAACTTAAGCGTCCTCGCCTCGCTCGCCGGTACGCCTTATATGCCCGACATCGACGGTGGCATTTTGTTTCTCGAAGATGTCGGCGAACAGCCCTACCGCATCGAACGTATGCTCAATACGCTGTATCTTTCGGGTATTTTGGACAAACAACGCGCCATTATTTTCGGCGATTTCCGTATGGGCAATATCCGCGATGTATACGATTCGTCTTATGATTTTTCTACTGTGGTCAACCATATTTCGCGTACGGCAAAAATTCCTGTGCTGACAGGTTTCCCGTTCGGACATATTTCCGACAAAATTACTTTCCCGCTGGGTGCGCACGCCCGAATCCGTATGAACGGAAACGGCGGTTATTCGGTCGCGTTTGAAGGCTACCCCACACTCGATGCGTCCGCCCTGACTTTGGATACTCTGCTCCCACCGCCGAATTTGCCTATCTTCCCCGAAAGCGGTGTTGCCGATATTTCGGAATAA
- a CDS encoding nitric-oxide reductase large subunit produces MGQYKKLWYLLFAVLAVCFTILGYMGSEVYKKAPPYPEQVVSASGKVLMTKDDILAGQSAWQSTGGMEVGSILGHGAYQAPDWTADWLHRELVAWLDLTAQQTYGKKFNEVSPEEQAVLKTRLADEYRNQSRVKEDGSVVISDTRVKAIESILPYYHGVYGDDPKLQTTREHFAMKNNTLPSQEAREKLFNFFFWTSWSASTNRPNETFTYTNNWPHEPLINNVPTTENYMWSFTSVVLLLMGIGLLMWGYSFLTKHEEVEVPAEDPISKVQLTPSQKALGKYVFLTVALFVVQVLLGGLTAHYTVEGQGFYGIDEALGFEMSDWFPYALTRTWHLQSAIFWIATGFLTAGLFLAPIVNGGKDPKFQRAGVNFLYIALFIVVGGSYAGNFFALTHILPPEFNFWFGHQGYEYLDLGRFWQLLLMVGLLLWLFLMLRCTISAFKEKGVDKNLLAIFVASMVGVGVFYAPGLFYGEKSPIAVMEYWRWWVVHLWVEGFFEVFATAAFAFIFYNMGFVRRSTATASTLAAGAIFMLGGIPGTLHHLYFSGSTSASMAIGACFSALEVVPLVLLGREAYEHWSYQHLSDWAKRLRWPLMCFVAVAFWNMIGAGVFGFLINPPISLFYIQGLNTSAVHAHAALFGVYGFLALGFVLLVARYLKPNAQFDDKLMTWGFWLLNGGLVGMIVISLLPVGAIQAYASITHGLWYARSEEFLQMEILDTLRWVRTAADLIFIGGAICVAIQATKIVFSRDK; encoded by the coding sequence ATGGGACAGTACAAGAAGCTATGGTACTTGCTGTTTGCCGTTCTGGCGGTATGCTTTACCATTCTTGGCTATATGGGCAGCGAGGTTTATAAAAAAGCCCCGCCTTACCCTGAACAGGTCGTTTCTGCATCAGGCAAGGTTCTGATGACGAAAGACGATATTTTGGCAGGTCAGTCTGCATGGCAAAGTACCGGCGGTATGGAGGTCGGTTCGATTCTGGGTCATGGTGCATATCAGGCTCCGGACTGGACTGCGGACTGGCTGCATCGTGAGTTGGTTGCATGGTTGGATTTGACTGCGCAACAGACTTACGGCAAAAAATTCAATGAAGTTTCCCCTGAGGAACAAGCTGTCTTGAAAACACGCTTGGCTGACGAATACCGTAATCAAAGCCGTGTGAAAGAAGATGGTTCCGTTGTCATCAGCGATACGCGTGTAAAAGCTATCGAAAGCATCCTGCCTTACTACCACGGTGTTTATGGCGACGATCCTAAGCTGCAAACCACTCGTGAACACTTTGCAATGAAAAACAATACATTGCCAAGTCAAGAGGCACGTGAAAAACTGTTCAACTTCTTCTTCTGGACTTCATGGTCTGCTTCGACCAACCGTCCTAACGAAACCTTTACCTATACCAACAACTGGCCGCACGAGCCTTTGATCAACAATGTGCCGACTACTGAAAACTATATGTGGTCATTCACCAGCGTTGTTCTTCTGTTGATGGGCATCGGTTTGTTGATGTGGGGTTATTCTTTCCTGACCAAACACGAAGAAGTGGAAGTTCCGGCTGAAGATCCTATTTCTAAGGTTCAGTTGACTCCTTCGCAAAAAGCATTGGGCAAATATGTATTCCTGACAGTTGCCCTGTTTGTGGTACAAGTATTGTTGGGTGGTCTGACTGCGCACTATACCGTCGAAGGTCAAGGTTTCTACGGCATTGACGAAGCACTGGGCTTCGAAATGTCCGATTGGTTCCCTTATGCCTTGACCCGTACTTGGCACCTTCAATCTGCCATCTTCTGGATTGCAACCGGTTTCCTGACAGCAGGTCTGTTCTTGGCTCCGATTGTGAACGGCGGTAAAGATCCTAAGTTTCAACGTGCCGGTGTGAACTTCCTGTACATCGCCCTGTTCATCGTAGTCGGCGGTTCTTACGCAGGTAACTTCTTTGCGTTGACGCACATCCTTCCCCCCGAATTTAATTTCTGGTTCGGACACCAAGGTTACGAATACCTTGATTTGGGCCGTTTCTGGCAACTCCTGTTGATGGTCGGTCTGTTGTTGTGGCTGTTCCTGATGTTGCGTTGCACTATCTCTGCCTTTAAAGAAAAAGGCGTGGATAAAAACCTGCTGGCAATCTTTGTTGCTTCCATGGTTGGTGTCGGTGTGTTCTACGCACCGGGCCTGTTCTATGGCGAAAAATCTCCGATTGCCGTAATGGAATACTGGCGCTGGTGGGTGGTTCACCTGTGGGTGGAAGGTTTCTTCGAAGTGTTCGCTACCGCTGCCTTCGCATTTATCTTCTACAACATGGGCTTTGTCCGCCGTAGTACCGCTACTGCTTCTACCTTGGCTGCAGGTGCTATCTTCATGCTGGGCGGTATCCCGGGTACGTTGCACCACCTGTATTTCTCCGGCTCTACTTCTGCTTCTATGGCAATCGGTGCCTGCTTCTCCGCTTTGGAGGTAGTACCGCTGGTATTGCTGGGCCGTGAAGCATACGAACACTGGTCTTACCAACACTTGTCCGATTGGGCGAAACGTTTGCGTTGGCCGCTGATGTGCTTCGTTGCAGTCGCCTTCTGGAACATGATTGGTGCCGGTGTATTCGGTTTCCTGATTAACCCGCCGATTTCCCTGTTCTATATCCAAGGTTTGAATACTTCCGCCGTTCACGCGCACGCCGCCTTGTTCGGTGTGTACGGTTTCTTGGCTCTGGGCTTCGTATTGCTGGTTGCCCGTTATTTGAAACCGAACGCGCAGTTTGACGACAAGTTGATGACTTGGGGCTTCTGGTTGCTCAATGGCGGTCTGGTCGGCATGATTGTTATCAGCCTGCTGCCTGTCGGTGCTATTCAAGCATATGCCTCTATTACTCACGGTTTGTGGTATGCCCGCAGCGAAGAGTTCCTGCAAATGGAAATCCTCGACACCCTGCGCTGGGTTCGTACTGCCGCCGACTTGATCTTTATCGGCGGTGCAATCTGTGTCGCCATCCAAGCCACTAAAATCGTATTCAGCCGAGACAAATAA
- the nirK gene encoding copper-containing nitrite reductase, translating to MKRQALAAIIASMFALAACGGEQAAQAPAETPAASAEAASSATQAAAETPAGELPVIDAVTTHAPEVPPAIDRDYPAKVRVKMETVEKTMKMDDGVEYRYWTFDGDVPGRMIRVREGDTVEVEFSNNPSSTVPHNVDFHAATGPGGGAAASFTAPGRTSTFSFKALQPGLYIYHCAVAPVGMHIANGMYGLILVEPKEGLPKVDKEFYIVQGDFYTKGKKGAQGLQPFDMDKAVAEQPEYVVFNGHVGAIAGDNALKAKAGETVRMYVGNGGPNLVSSFHVIGEIFDKVYVEGGKLINENVQSTIVPAGGSAMVEFKVDVPGSYTLVDHSLFRAFNKGALGQLKVEGAENPEIMTQKLSDTAYAGNGAAPAASAPAASAPAASAPAKSDY from the coding sequence ATGAAACGCCAAGCATTAGCCGCAATTATCGCTTCCATGTTTGCTTTAGCCGCCTGCGGTGGCGAACAAGCTGCTCAAGCCCCTGCCGAAACCCCTGCCGCTTCCGCTGAAGCTGCAAGCTCCGCTACACAAGCTGCCGCCGAAACTCCGGCAGGCGAACTGCCCGTTATCGATGCGGTTACCACCCACGCTCCCGAAGTACCTCCTGCAATCGACCGCGACTACCCTGCCAAAGTCCGCGTGAAAATGGAAACCGTCGAAAAAACCATGAAAATGGACGACGGTGTGGAATACCGCTACTGGACATTTGACGGCGACGTTCCGGGCCGCATGATTCGCGTACGCGAAGGTGATACCGTAGAAGTCGAATTCTCCAACAATCCTTCTTCTACCGTTCCTCATAACGTTGACTTCCACGCAGCTACCGGTCCTGGCGGCGGCGCGGCAGCCTCCTTCACTGCTCCGGGCCGTACTTCTACATTCAGCTTCAAAGCCCTGCAACCCGGTCTGTATATCTACCACTGCGCCGTTGCGCCCGTCGGTATGCACATCGCCAACGGTATGTACGGTCTGATTTTGGTTGAACCTAAAGAAGGTCTGCCGAAAGTGGATAAAGAATTCTACATCGTTCAAGGCGACTTCTACACCAAAGGTAAAAAAGGTGCACAAGGTCTGCAACCGTTCGATATGGATAAAGCCGTCGCCGAACAACCTGAATACGTTGTATTTAACGGTCACGTAGGTGCTATCGCCGGTGACAACGCCCTGAAAGCCAAAGCAGGCGAAACTGTACGTATGTACGTTGGTAACGGCGGTCCTAACTTGGTATCTTCCTTCCACGTAATCGGCGAAATCTTCGACAAAGTTTATGTTGAAGGCGGTAAACTGATTAACGAAAACGTACAAAGCACCATCGTTCCTGCAGGTGGTTCTGCTATGGTTGAATTCAAAGTAGACGTACCGGGCAGCTACACCTTGGTTGACCACTCCCTCTTCCGCGCATTCAACAAAGGCGCGTTGGGTCAATTAAAAGTAGAAGGTGCAGAAAACCCTGAAATCATGACCCAAAAATTGAGTGATACTGCTTATGCCGGTAACGGTGCAGCTCCTGCTGCTTCCGCTCCCGCAGCTTCTGCTCCGGCAGCCTCTGCTCCTGCAAAAAGCGATTACTAA
- a CDS encoding formylglycine-generating enzyme family protein encodes MKYIRLFFLCTALISTNAAATEMVKIEGGSYRPLYLKKDTTLIKVKPFQLDKYPVTNAEFAEFVKNHPQWQKGKVSSKQAEPSYLKHWIKNGSHSYAPKASELKQPVTNVSWFAANAYCVAQGKRLPTINEWEFAGLASATQKNGSNEPGYNRTILDWYADGGRKGLHDVGKGRPNYWGVYDMHGLIWEWTEDFNSSLLSSGNANAQMFCSGASIGSSDSSNYAAFLRYGIRTSLQSKYVLHNLGFRCAGQ; translated from the coding sequence ATGAAGTACATCCGGTTATTTTTTCTCTGTACGGCACTCATCAGTACCAATGCGGCAGCTACCGAAATGGTCAAAATAGAAGGTGGGAGCTACCGCCCCCTCTATCTGAAAAAAGATACAACCTTAATTAAAGTCAAACCTTTCCAACTTGATAAATATCCTGTTACCAATGCTGAATTTGCAGAATTTGTCAAAAATCATCCCCAATGGCAAAAAGGCAAGGTCAGTTCCAAACAGGCGGAGCCTTCTTATCTGAAACACTGGATTAAAAACGGCAGCCACAGCTATGCACCAAAGGCAAGCGAGCTGAAACAGCCCGTTACTAATGTTTCTTGGTTTGCCGCCAACGCATACTGTGTTGCACAAGGCAAACGCCTACCGACTATTAACGAATGGGAATTTGCCGGACTTGCCTCTGCTACTCAAAAAAACGGCTCCAACGAGCCCGGTTATAATCGCACTATTCTTGATTGGTACGCAGATGGCGGACGAAAAGGCTTGCATGATGTCGGCAAAGGCCGACCGAACTACTGGGGCGTTTACGATATGCACGGTCTGATTTGGGAGTGGACGGAAGATTTCAACAGCAGCCTGCTTTCTTCCGGAAATGCCAATGCGCAAATGTTTTGCAGCGGCGCGTCTATCGGGTCGAGCGACTCGTCCAACTATGCCGCCTTCCTCCGCTACGGTATCCGTACCAGCTTGCAATCCAAATATGTCCTGCACAACTTAGGCTTCCGTTGTGCCGGTCAATAA
- a CDS encoding nitroreductase family protein: protein MDALQLLITRRSSKKLAAPAPDAGQLEQILQAATQVPDHGNMRPFHFTVIQGELGLQRFRDVLKQTVTELNFGDDAMKKAEKVGNMAPMVIGVTFAPNREVAKPKPEWEQMLTAGCAAYALQLAATAQGFDNVWITGMWINSPLLRQAFGCADKDKIIGLMMVGSPTEEIHKPKNTDLEQFVSYW, encoded by the coding sequence ATGGATGCTTTGCAGCTTTTGATTACACGGCGTTCTTCAAAAAAATTGGCGGCACCCGCTCCTGATGCCGGACAGTTGGAACAAATATTGCAGGCGGCAACGCAGGTTCCGGATCATGGAAATATGCGTCCTTTTCATTTTACCGTCATCCAAGGCGAGCTAGGATTGCAACGTTTTCGCGATGTGTTGAAGCAAACGGTTACCGAATTGAATTTCGGCGACGATGCGATGAAAAAGGCTGAAAAAGTGGGTAATATGGCGCCAATGGTAATAGGGGTAACGTTTGCTCCGAACCGAGAAGTGGCGAAGCCGAAACCGGAGTGGGAACAGATGCTGACAGCAGGTTGTGCGGCGTATGCTTTACAGCTGGCGGCAACTGCCCAAGGTTTCGACAATGTGTGGATTACAGGAATGTGGATCAACAGCCCTTTGTTGCGTCAGGCTTTCGGGTGTGCGGATAAGGATAAAATTATCGGATTGATGATGGTGGGATCGCCGACAGAAGAAATACATAAGCCCAAAAATACGGATTTGGAACAGTTTGTCAGCTATTGGTAA
- the serC gene encoding phosphoserine transaminase, whose amino-acid sequence MSLYPIYNFSAGPAALPEAVLQTAQQEMLDYNGTGFPVMAMSHRSEMFLSILHHAEEDLRRLLKIPSNYKILFLQGGATTQFNMVAMNLAHGFRTADAVVTGNWSRIAYEQMGRLTDTEIRLAAHGGEQFDYLDLPEPETWDVDRNSAFVHFVVNETVNGLQYGKVPRLSDGMPPLVCDMSSEILSREFEVADYGLIYAGAQKNIGPAGVTVVIVREDLLDRCPDNIPDVFNYRSHIERNGMYNTPSTYSIYMSGLVFRWLLAQGGVGKIEKINHLKAQILYGAIDGSDGFYINRIRPNARSKMNVVFQTGNEELDRRFVFEAELQGLCLLKGYKSVGGMRASIYNAMPLEGVRALADFMGDFQRRYG is encoded by the coding sequence ATGTCTCTTTATCCGATTTACAATTTCTCTGCCGGTCCTGCGGCGTTGCCTGAAGCGGTTTTGCAGACGGCACAGCAGGAAATGTTGGACTACAACGGAACCGGTTTTCCAGTCATGGCGATGAGCCACCGCTCGGAGATGTTTTTGAGTATCCTGCATCATGCGGAAGAGGATCTGCGGCGGCTTCTGAAGATTCCCTCAAATTATAAGATATTGTTTTTACAGGGTGGGGCGACAACTCAATTTAATATGGTGGCCATGAATTTGGCACATGGCTTCCGTACTGCGGATGCCGTGGTAACGGGTAACTGGAGCCGGATTGCCTATGAGCAGATGGGACGGTTGACGGATACGGAAATCCGCTTGGCGGCACACGGTGGAGAGCAGTTCGATTATTTGGATTTGCCTGAACCGGAAACATGGGATGTGGACAGGAATTCTGCCTTTGTTCATTTTGTCGTCAATGAAACCGTCAATGGATTGCAATACGGTAAAGTGCCGCGCCTTTCAGACGGCATGCCGCCGTTGGTATGCGATATGTCCAGTGAGATTTTGTCGCGTGAGTTTGAGGTTGCCGATTACGGGCTGATTTATGCGGGTGCCCAGAAAAATATCGGGCCGGCAGGTGTTACTGTGGTCATTGTTCGAGAAGACCTGTTGGACCGCTGTCCCGATAATATTCCCGATGTGTTCAACTATCGTTCCCATATCGAACGCAACGGTATGTACAATACGCCTTCAACTTATTCGATTTATATGTCGGGGCTGGTGTTCCGTTGGTTGTTGGCGCAAGGCGGCGTGGGAAAAATTGAAAAAATCAATCATCTGAAGGCGCAAATTTTGTATGGTGCAATAGACGGCAGCGATGGTTTTTATATCAACCGTATTCGTCCGAACGCGCGTTCTAAAATGAATGTTGTGTTTCAGACGGGCAATGAGGAACTTGACCGCCGTTTTGTATTCGAGGCTGAATTGCAAGGTTTGTGTCTGTTGAAGGGTTATAAATCTGTCGGCGGGATGCGGGCCAGTATTTATAACGCAATGCCGCTGGAAGGTGTGAGGGCGTTGGCAGATTTTATGGGTGATTTCCAACGTCGTTACGGCTGA
- the rimP gene encoding ribosome maturation factor RimP encodes MNIQTILEKTLPGLGYELVDFELTAQGTLRVFIDKEGGITVEDCATVSNHLSRLFMVEDIDYKNLEISSPGLDRPLKKAADFVRFAGQQAKIKTRLPIDGQKNFIGKIEGCENNTVTVSFDGKTVQIEMDNIDKARLRPEFKF; translated from the coding sequence ATGAATATTCAGACCATCCTCGAAAAAACCCTGCCCGGCTTGGGCTATGAACTGGTCGATTTCGAACTGACCGCTCAAGGAACGTTGCGCGTATTCATTGATAAAGAAGGCGGCATTACCGTCGAAGACTGCGCAACCGTCAGCAACCATTTGAGCCGTTTGTTTATGGTGGAAGACATCGATTATAAAAATCTGGAAATTTCCAGTCCCGGACTCGACCGTCCTCTGAAAAAAGCCGCCGACTTCGTACGCTTTGCCGGTCAGCAGGCAAAAATCAAAACCCGCCTGCCGATAGACGGTCAGAAAAACTTTATCGGCAAAATCGAAGGTTGTGAAAACAACACTGTTACCGTTTCCTTCGACGGCAAAACCGTGCAAATCGAAATGGATAATATCGACAAAGCCCGCCTGCGTCCCGAATTCAAATTCTAA